A genomic stretch from Limanda limanda chromosome 11, fLimLim1.1, whole genome shotgun sequence includes:
- the tpbgb gene encoding trophoblast glycoprotein b — protein sequence MRPLSTSRGCTRGGASKSGMMHLLVLLLALSCHCCPDRCLCSSQTVKCQNQDLDAIPSSFPTNTKIIFVTGNNIYNISMDSFPSRLDMVTELYLSGNEMESVGAMVFDNLPNLVQLDLSNNNIQTFSERALPVGNNLQVLNLSRSFHNHSCMDAVLSVLQSGNLLMLKVLDLSNNDLVILPDDAFSSLSSLVNISLQNSFIISVLNGTLKVPPLRDLDLRDNSLRLLPPTTLAEFSLKPDLSLWLAGNPWRCDCFIEEMLLWLKNSTQVMDVQNLTCADPEALRHQPLLQVELSQLKCLGEMEGVLETSYVFLGLVLALIGVIFLLVLYLNRKGIKRWIYNIRDACRDHMEGYHYRYEINSDPRLANLSINSDV from the coding sequence ATGCGCCCGTTGAGCACGTCGCGGGGATGTACCCGAGGAGGAGCGTCCAAGTCCGGGATGATGCAtctgctcgtcctcctcctcgcacTGTCCTGTCACTGCTGTCCGGACAGATGCCTGTGCTCCTCACAAACTGTGAAATGCCAAAACCAGGACTTGGACGCGATTCCGAGTTCTTTTCCCACTAATACCAAAATTATTTTTGTGACGGGAAACAACATCTACAACATCAGCATGGACTCTTTCCCCAGCCGTCTGGACATGGTAACAGAACTCTATCTCAGTGGGAATGAGATGGAGTCAGTGGGTGCTATGGTGTTTGACAACTTGCCAAACCTTGTACAACTGGACCTgagcaacaacaacatccaGACTTTCAGTGAAAGAGCTTTACCTGTTGGGAATAACCTGCAGGTCCTGAACCTCAGCAGGTCTTTTCACAATCATTCCTGCATGGATGCGGTCCTGAGTGTCCTGCAGAGTGGGAATCTCCTCATGCTCAAAGTCTTGGACCTGTCCAACAATGACCTTGTGATTCTTCCGGACGACGCATTCAGCAGCCTCTCCAGCCTGGTCAACATCAGCCTGCAGAACAGCTTCATCATCTCCGTCCTGAACGGGACCCTGAAGGTGCCCCCACTGCGTGACCTTGACCTGAGAGACAACAGCCTGAGGCTTCTGCCCCCCACCACCCTGGCAGAGTTCAGCCTCAAGCCTGATCTCAGCCTCTGGTTGGCGGGGAACCCCTGGCGCTGCGACTGCTTCATTGAGGAGATGTTGCTGTGGTTGAAAAACTCCACTCAGGTAATGGACGTGCAGAACCTCACCTGCGCCGACCCTGAGGCCCTGCGGCACCAGCCCCTCCTTCAGGTAGAGCTGTCGCAGCTGAAATGTTTGGGCGAAATGGAGGGTGTGCTGGAGACCTCTTATGTTTTCTTGGGGTTGGTGCTAGCACTGATCGGCGTCATATTCCTGCTGGTGCTCTACCTGAACCGAAAGGGTATCAAGCGTTGGATTTACAACATCCGGGATGCCTGTAGGGACCATATGGAGGGGTACCACTACAGGTATGAGATAAACTCTGACCCACGTTTGGCCAACCTGAGCATCAATTCAGATGTGTGA